A genome region from Myripristis murdjan chromosome 16, fMyrMur1.1, whole genome shotgun sequence includes the following:
- the LOC115373928 gene encoding solute carrier family 40 member 1, producing the protein MSLRADAPRCGGVAVEFESEDFRDTRANKAKRSPGSALIYLKGPKFLIYVSGALSMWGDRMWHFAISVFLIELYGRNLLLTAVFGLVVAGSVLLLGALIGDWVDRNPRNKVAHASLFIQNISVTVCSIVLMLVFSYKHRIEQIWDGWLTVVCYTVVIILADVANLASTALTIAIQRDWIVVITGYNRGHLAGMNATMRRIDQVTNILAPLAVGQVMTLASNVVGCGFILGWNLVSLIVEFIFLSRVYRIVPALSIKPPAEEVDQANEQMREMRGLQGTDDAREPSSPTEDNCSMSLHLKEITNLPLCFQRFRWLLSTCKDGWRAYYRQPVFLAGMGLAFLYTTVLGFDCITTGYAYTQGISGSLLSVLMGVSAITGLMGTVMFTKLRKAYGLVNTGIISSCLHLGCLLLCVCSVFAPGSPMDLSLLMPYINTNSSEVGGMASQRQKHTYPLRVGNNQPLLPDRSSIHWTNNTVLFDNVPSGTAPESYISIILLFLGVITARIGLWSFDLTVTQLLQENICESERGVVNGVQSSMNYLMDLLHFIMVISAPQPQHFGILVIISVLFITTGHTMYFLYARKAKRKQGLDT; encoded by the exons ATGTCCCTGCGAGCAGATGCTCCACGGTGTGGCGGGGTGGCGGTTGAGTTTGAGTCTGAAGACTTCAGGGACACAAGAGCCAACAAGGCTAAACGTTCACCAG GGTCAGCTCTTATCTACCTCAAAGGTCCCAAATTTCTGATCTATGTCAGTGGTGCATTGTCAATGTGG GGTGACCGCATGTGGCACTTCGCAATCTCTGTGTTCCTGATTGAGCTGTATGGTCGTAACCTGCTGTTGACTGCGGTGTTTGGGTTGGTGGTAGCTGGGTCAGTGCTCCTTCTTGGTGCTCTCATCGGAGACTGGGTTGATCGCAATCCCAGGAATAAAG TTGCACATGCATCACTATTCATTCAGAACATCTCAGTGACAGTGTGTAGCATTGTGCTCATGTTGGTGTTCTCATATAAGCACCGGATTGAACAGATCTGGGATGGATGGCTTACT GTGGTTTGTTATACGGTGGTCATCATCCTGGCAGATGTGGCAAACCTTGCAAGCACAGCACTGACCATTGCCATTCAGAGGGACTGGATTGTGGTTATCACAGGCTACAACCGCGGTCACCTTGCTG GGATGAATGCGACCATGAGGCGGATTGATCAGGTGACTAACATCCTGGCCCCACTCGCAGTGGGACAGGTCATGACCCTGGCCTCCAATGTAGTTGGCTGTGGATTCATCCTCGGGTGGAACCTTGTGTCTCTCATAGTGGAGTTCATCTTCCTGTCGCGGGTGTACCGCATTGTCCCTGCTCTCTCAATCAAACCACCAGCGGAGGAGGTGGATCAGGCCAATGAGCAAATGAGGGAGATGAGAGGGCTACAAG GGACAGATGATGCAAGAGAACCTTCATCTCCAACAGAAGACAACTGCAGCATGAGTCTCCATCTGAAAGAAATCACCAAcctgcctctgtgttttcaaCGATTCCGCTGGCTGCTGAGCACCTGTAAGGATGGCTGGAGGGCCTACTATCGGCAGCCTGTCTTCCTGGCAGGCATGGGCTTGGCCTTCCTCTACACCACAGTGCTGGGCTTTGACTGCATCACCACTGGCTACGCCTACACTCAGGGCATAAGCGGCTCTctcctgagtgtgttgatgGGTGTGTCAGCGATCACAGGTCTCATGGGCACTGTGATGTTCACCAAACTGAGGAAGGCCTACGGCCTGGTTAACACAGGCATCATCTCCAGTTGCCTCCACCTGGGCTGcttactgctgtgtgtgtgctctgtgtttgcCCCGGGCAGCCCCATGGATCTTAGCTTGCTGATGCCCTACATTAACACAAACTCTTCTGAGGTTGGTGGGATGGCAAGCCAAAGACAAAAGCACACCTATCCTCTGAGGGTGGGCAATAATCAGCCACTGCTACCTGACCGTTCGTCCATCCACTGGACCAACAACACTGTGCTCTTCGACAACGTGCCCTCTGGCACAGCGCCAGAATCCTACATTTCCATTATCCTGCTGTTCTTGGGTGTCATCACAGCACGCATCG GTCTGTGGTCCTTTGACCTGACAGTGACCCAGCTCCTGCAGGAGAACATCTGTGAGTCAGAGAGGGGTGTGGTCAACGGTGTGCAAAGCTCTATGAATTACCTGATGGATCTGCTCCATTTCATCATGGTCATCTCTGCTCCACAGCCACAGCACTTTGGCATTCTGGTCATCATCTCTGTCTTGTTCATCACCACTGGACACACCATGTACTTCCTGTATGCACGCAAAGCCAAGAGAAAACAAGGCCTTGACACGTAA
- the LOC115373618 gene encoding sodium-dependent neutral amino acid transporter B(0)AT3-like: MMLHLPNPGLASKILSHEQLEQLDSEEDEDRPKWDNKAQYRLTCVGFAVGLGNVWRFPYLCQVYGGGAFLIPYFIALVFEGLPLLHMELAIGQRLRMGSVGVWNSISPYLGGLGVASLLVSFLVGLFYNTILAWILWYFFHSFQNPLPWRNCPLNENLTGYVTECEKSTSVNYFWYRETLNITPNIETSGSLQWWIVLCLATAWCLVYICFIRGIETIGKAIYVTATFPYLVLTIFLVKALTLSGAADGLAYLFTPNWETLKNPKVWLDAATQIFFSLSLAFGGLIAFSSYNPQKNNCERDALIVGCVNSFTSIYASIPIFSILGFKANTNYNDCRNRNILTLTNAFNIGDENITLDNYDDWLSHLNNTDPSEVESLHLKTCNLQTFLDQSASGTGLAFIVFTEAVINMPGSQVWAVLFFVMLFSLGLSSMFGNLEGVLTPLLDLHMVPSWIPKEIFTGLICLTSFAAALIFTLGSGNYWLEIFNNYVGSLPLLIIAFFEIIGVTYIYGINRFNNDIEWMTGQRPNIYWQVTWRFISPLMLLVVFLAYVAIEAKQQPTYNAWNPNYVDFPLADVQPYLQWVYAICVLLSTLPVVSIPLVALYKLLGFLKRRIMNRHNQNPYENEAYVGDL; this comes from the exons ATGATGCTACACCTCCCCAATCCAGGCCTGGCGTCCAAGATACTGTCCCATGAacagctggagcagctggacagtgaggaggatgaagacagGCCAAAATGGGACAACAAGGCCCAGTACAGGCTGACCTGTGTGG GTTTTGCCGTGGGACTCGGTAATGTGTGGAGATTTCCATACTTGTGTCAAGTCTATGGTGGAG GGGCTTTCCTGATTCCTTATTTCATTGCCTTGGTGTTTGAGGGCCTTCCGTTGCTGCACATGGAGCTGGCCATCGGACAAAGGCTCCGCATGGGAAGCGTCGGAGTGTGGAACTCAATCTCCCCATATCTAGGAGGTTTAG GTGTGGCTTCATTGTTAGTGTCCTTCCTGGTCGGACTGTTCTACAACACTATCCTTGCCTGGATCCTCTGGTACTTCTTCCACTCCTTTCAAAATCCACTTCCCTGGAGGAATTGTCCACTTAATGAAAACCTCACTG GTTATGTGACCGAATGTGAAAAGAGCACATCAGTGAATTATTTTTGGTATCGTGAAACACTGAACATAACACCAAACATTGAAACCAGTGGGTCCTTACAATGGTGGATAGTGTTGTGTCTGGCCACTGCTTGGTGTCTCGTCTACATCTGCTTTATACGTGGCATTGAGACCATTGGAAAG GCAATTTATGTGACCGCCACCTTTCCCTATCTCGTACTCACCATCTTCTTAGTCAAAGCCTTGACTCTGTCCGGAGCAGCCGATGGTCTTGCATACCTTTTCACTCCAAAT TGGGAAACCCTGAAGAATCCCAAGGTGTGGCTGGATGCTGCcactcagatttttttctctctgtctttggctTTTGGGGGACTCATTGCCTTTTCCAGCTATAATCCTCAAAA GAATAATTGTGAGAGAGATGCCCTAATAGTTGGGTGTGTCAACAGTTTTACATCAATATATGCTTCGATTCCCATTTTTTCCATTCTGGGATTTAAAGCAAATACAAACTACAATGACTGTCGAAATAG aAATATATTGACACTGACAAATGCATTTAACATAGGGGATGAAAACATAACTCTTGACAACTATGATGACTGGTTAAGCCATCTCAATAACACAGATCCCTCAGAAGTGGAAAGCCTCCACCTAAAGACCTGCAACCTACAGACCTTCCTGGACCAG AGTGCCTCTGGAACAGGACTGGCCTTTATTGTGTTCACTGAGGCTGTGATAAATATGCCAGGCTCCCAGGTGTGGGCAGTGCTGTTCTTTGTCATGCTCTTCAGCCTCGGCCTGTCCTCCATGTTCGGCAATCTAGAGGGGGTCCTCACACCTCTGCTTGATCTGCATATGGTGCCATCCTGGATTCCGAAGGAGATTTTCACAG GGTTGATTTGTCTCACCTCTTTTGCTGCGGCTCTAATCTTTACCTTGGGCTCTGGAAACTACTGGCTGGAGATTTTCAACAACTATGTGGGATCTTTGCCTCTGCTCATCATAGCTTTCTTTGAGATCATCGGTGTGACATACATCTACGGAATAAACAG GTTTAACAATGACATTGAGTGGATGACAGGTCAGAGGCCCAACATCTACTGGCAAGTTACTTGGCGGTTCATCAGCCCTTTGATGCTTCTGGTGGTATTTTTGGCATATGTTGCAATAGAGGCCAAACAACAACCTACATATAATGCCTGGAACCCAAATTAT GTGGACTTTCCCCTTGCTGATGTTCAGCCCTACCTTCAGTGGGTTTATGCAATCTGTGTGCTGCTCTCTACTCTTCCTGTTGTCTCCATCCCTCTTGTGGCTCTCTACAAATTGCTGGGCTTCCTGAAGAGGCGTATCATGAACAGACACAATCAAAATCCATATGAAAATGAAGCCTATGTTGGGGAcctgtaa